GTTGGTTCTGAGTCAGGAGAGGGGGAAGGCGACGGTGAAACAGGGCTCGGAGGTGTAGAGATGACGTTATCTGCTGCCAAATTTAGTTGAAAGGTCACAGGCGAGGAGGCGGCTGAGACTACCACAAATTCGTAATAGCCATCTTGGGCTAACTTACCCGACCAAGTAGTTTCAGCAGAGTTTTCCAGCAATGGGGGCTGAGAGCTGGTAGGGGGGTAAATAGAGAGTAGGGTGTTTTGATCAGCTTGCAGGCTCAACCGAATGAGTTGATTTTGAGAAAGTCGGGCGATATAAGCTTTGCCTTCACCGGGAGCCAGAGTTCCAGTAACTTGCTGACTAAATGAGCCTTCAGCAAACTGGATTTTTTCTAAACTGGTTCCTGCTAGCACTGCTTTTAGCTCGTCCGCCGCGATCGCGTGCCACACCTGACCAATCGGCTGATTAACAAAATCTTGCCCCTGTTGATCAGGAAACAACTGGAAGAACTTGGCATCCGCGAGCGTATAGAGGGCACGGCTACTGAGGTTGAGTCCGCCGAGAATGCCCCGCCAGCGATCGCGATCGCCTCGGTCATATTTACCCATCTGGCTGCGTGTCTCTGGGCCAACGAGTTCCAGTTTGTCGAGCAGTTGATTGGCGGTTTGATCCCATTGGGCGCGTAGGTCAGCATCTTCTGTGCCTGCGCTGAGTTGTCGGCCTTGTAGCTCTGGATGTTCGGCATAAAACACTTGGTTCACCAACCGCACAAAGAACTGATAGTCCACGCTTAAGTTGCGGCGGCGATCGCCTAAGGCTTGCTTGCGGTTTTGTTCCTCCTGAGATAAGTCTGAAGCTGGTGGGGTTTCGTTGTTAGGAGTAACAATGGGTTGTTCGTTGTGGTTTCCAGGTGAGGTGGGATCGGCCAAATCGCCTAGCCAACGGTTACTCAACCACCAACCTCCAGCGGCGGCTCCAGCGATCACCAACAACAGCAAGAGCACTTTACCGAAGCCAAACGAGTTGCTACGGCTAGGGGGATTGTAGGCAGGGGGTGGCGCAGCCGTGTAGTTGCTGACAGCTTCTGGCTGAGCAGGGGGGCGAGCGACTGCAACAGTAGCAGCAGTAGTTTGGACTGGTGGGTGGTAAACCGGAGCAGGGGCGGGTGGATCGTAAACCGGAACGTTATAGCTATTGAGGTCGTGTAGTATCTCTCGCACAGATTGGTAGCGATCGCTGGGGCGCTGAGCCAACATGCGGTCTAGAATGGCGCTGAGCTTAGTACTGAGGCTGACTTCTTGCCGCCAAACCCAACTCATGGTGTAGCTATCTAACAGATCGGGTGGTTCTTTGCCTGTCAATAACACTAGAACTGTGACGCCTAAGGCATAAAGGTCGCTATGGGGAGAGGCGATGCCCATCTGCAACTGTTCATCGGGGGCGTAACCGATTTTGCCTAAGCGAGTGGGAGAACTAGCGCTACTGCCTACAGACTGCGCCAGAAATTGCGAGGCTACGGTAGCCGCAACTTGTTTCACGCCGCCAAAGTCGATTAAAACTGGAAGCCAATCAGTGCTCCGCAAAATCAAGTTGTCTGGAGAAATATCCCGGTGAATGACTCCTAAAGAATGGATGTAGTCCAGAATCGGTAAGATTTGCAGCAAGAGCTGAGTCGCTTCTGCTTCATTGAACCGCTGCCCTTGAAGTTTGCGGGTATCCAGTAAGGCTCGATAGGTTTGTCCCTCCACATAGTCTTGCACCAAGAATAAGCGGCTGCGATCGGGCAGGGTGGCGCGAAAGAGTTCACGAAACCGAGGAATTTGTGGGTGTTGCAGCTTGTAGAGAATGCCTGCTTCTCGCTCAAACAATTCTTCAGCTTTTTGCAGCGCGTAGGTGCCTTGAACTTGGGGTGCAAATTCTTTGAGAACACAAGGTTCGTTAAAGCGGTTTCGGTCTTCTGCTAAGTAAGTTCGACCAAAGCCTCCATGCCCCAATTCCCGCACCACTCGGTAGCGATCGCCAAGCAGCAGCCCAGCATAAACTCCAACGCTGACAGGCGCTTCCAGCTTTTCACCGCAAAGATGGCAAAATCGGCTGGCATCCGGGTTTTCGTGTCTTTGACTGCAATAAAGGGGCATGGTAAATCTACAGCACTCCCATTAAATTTCGCGATCGCTCATCGATTTACTAACTACGCGCTGAGCCGAGCTTGATCCAGATTACCCTTTCAAAGCTAAAAAGTTTGGTTGCTGAGTTGCGGGGCCTAGACTGGGAGCGATCGTTAGCAAGCTTGATAAAAAAGTAGACGAGCGAACTTGGCTTGAGTATCCTAAGTCATGGTTTTTCGTTGCAAAGGGGCAAGGTAAATGGAGCGATCCTTGCTGACGAGCTAAGAGAGATAATGAAAGCGATCGCCCCAATTTTCTCTACATTGTCAAACTAGCTATGCAGATCACCAAATGCCTCCACACCGCTTTGCTAGTTGCTGATTTGGCACGAGCGGAACATTTCTATGGCACCGTCTTAGGCTTGCCGAACGCCGAGCGACCTCTGAATTTTCCTGGAGCTTGGTATCAGGTAGCTGATTATCAAATTCACTTGATCGTGGCGGACAGCGTTCCTATGGATTTGGTGAACTCAGAGAAGTTGGGGCGCAATCGCCATCTGGCTTTTTCAGTCGCAGATTTAACCGCAGCCAAAGACCAACTTTTGGCTCACGGTTGCTCCATTCAAATGAGTGCTTCCGGTCGGCCCGCTCTCTTCACCCAAGACCCAGACGGCAACGTGATTGAACTAGGCGAGGTATGAACTGCTAACCGCTATTCCAACTCCATGAAAATCATTGCCTATGTCTATAGCGATCCGCTGCTAGAACCCATACCCGATCCGGAGATTTGGGGTTGGGAAGTCGATCGCATCTATCAAGACTTAGGAATGCGCGATGCCACCCTTAAGGAAATTGCTTTTCCCAGAGGTAAAGCGGCTCAGCAACAAAAGCGGCCCCAATTGCAGCAGTTACTCAGCGATTGCCAACAAGACCCTGTTGACTATGTACTAGTCCGCCGTCTAGAAGAATTGGGAGATTCAGTTCAGGAAGTCAGCGATCGCCTCGCCCAGTTAGAAGACTTAAGCGTGCAATTGGTAGTTCTAGAAACCGCAGTGGGAACTGGCAACCAAACCCCACTGAAGCGCTCTGATCTGCTCAAAGTATTGGAGGAAGTACAGCAAAGTCAGCGCAGCCGTTTAATTCGGCAAGGTCATGCTCGCAATCGCATCAAAGCCTTGCCCCCACCGGGAAAAGCGCCCTTTGGTTATCGCCGAGGCAAAGATCGTTATGCCCTCGATCGCAGCCAAGCCCCCATTGTGAAGGATTTCTTTGAGCGCTTCTTGCTCTACGGTTCCTTGCATGGGGCAGTACGCTACCTAGAGAAGAAACATGGGAAGAAAATCTCGGTTTCCACTGGGCAGCGCTGGCTGAATAATCCGGTGTATCGGGGAGATTTGGCCTACAAAAACGGCGAAGTCATCTCAAATACCCATGTACCGATCATGTCGCGAGAAGAAGCGGCCCAAGTCGATCGCTTGCTGCGGCGTAATCGTCGTCTGCCACCTCGTACCGCGAGCGCTCCTCGTTCTCTGGCAGGTTTGGTAGTTTGTGCTGAGTGTCAATCTGGCATGACCGTTACGCGAGTGACGGCTCGTCGTAGTGACCAAGAATATCTCTACCTCCGCCCAATCGCTTGTCCCCAGAAACCTAAATGCCGAGCGATTCCTTATGAGCAGATTTTGGAGCGCACCATCCAAACTATTTGCCAGGAGTTGCCGCGAGCGGTGGCTGAGGTGAATATGCCTAATATGGGCGGGATTCAAGGCTCAATTGAGCAGGCGATCGCTAGTAAGCAAACAGTACTTGATCAACTGCCTGAGCTGATTGAACAAGACATTCTTGATGATGAAACGGCTGAGCTACGCGCCTACAAACTCCGCACCGAAATGTCGCAGTTACAAAACCAACTGGCTCAGCTCCCTCCATCCAATTTGCCTGCGATCGCCCAAGCTGTTTCTATTCCCGAATTCTGGCTGGATCTTTCTGAGTCAGAGCGCCGCTTCTATTTCCGTGAATTCATTCGCCAAGTTCAACTGATCCGTCAAGACCAAACCTGGCAACTCCGGTTAGTGTTTATTTTTTAAGTTTGGGTCGCTAGCAGGATTTCCTTAAGTCAAGATATGAAGAACTAGAGCCAAGAGGTATCAAAATTGCCCAGTACGATCGATCGAGTTCAACCACCTTTGGAATTTATTCCCCCTGCTTTCAATCCCTGGGTGCTGCGGCTGACTCAGGGGGTGTTGCCGCTATGGTTGCGATCGCGGACGGCGATCACCCAAATTCAGGCCAGCAATGTTGAGGAGTTGGTAGATTGCTATCGCCAATTTCAAGCGGGCAAAATTCGCTTTCTCATGGCGTTTCGGCACCCTAGCACTGAAGATCCATTCTGTATGGCGCATCTACATTCCTCGATTTTGCCGCGTGTGGCAAAACAACAAGGAGTGGCGTTGCAACACCCGATCCATGCTCACTTTATTTACGATCGCGGCATTCCACTGTGGGCGGGATCAAAAATTGGTTGGCTGTATTCCCGCCTAGGTGGCACCCCGATTCATCGCGGCAAGGTCGATCGGATGGGTTTGCGATCGGCCCGCAACTTGTTTGTGGATGGCAAATTGCCGATGGCAGCAGCCCCAGAAGGAGCGACCAACGGCCACAACGAAGTGATCAGCCCTTTGGAACCCGGTGTGGCTCAGCTTGGCTTTTGGTGCGTGGAAGATTTACTCAAGGCCAACCGCTTGGAACAGGTGCTGATTGTGCCCATTGGGATTCAATATCGCTATGTAGAAGCGCCTTGGCAGCAGATCGAGCAGTTGATGAGCCAACTGGAAGCAGATAGCGGTTTGTCAGGAGCCGACAGTTCTCAGAGCGCAAACACCGCCAATATTAAAGGTTTGCAAGGTCGAGAAGCGGCCCTCTACCACAGGCTGTATCGCTTGGGTGAGCATGTTTTAACTTTGATGGAAGAGTTTTACACCCGCTTCTATCACCGAACACCGCCTGCGCAGGCTATGCCTGATCCTGAAACGAAATCACCTGAGCAGGGCATTTTTCAATCGGATCAAGCCCCTATTTCTCAAGCCGATCAAGCTTTTACCCGTCGCTTAAGAGCCTTGCTAGATACCGCTTTGCAAGTGGCAGAACAGTATTTTGATTTACACCCTAAAGGTAGCTTAATCGATCGCTGTCGGCGTCTAGAGCAAGCGGGCTGGGATCGAATTTATCGAGAAGACTTCAAAAACCCCGAAAGTGTCTCTCTTTTAGAACGGGGTTTAGCCGATCGCGTGGCTGAGGAAGCGAACCTGCGGATGTGGCACATGCGACTGGTGGAGAGTTTTGTGGCGGTGACAGGGCGCTACGTCCTAGAAAAACCAACAGCAGAGCGCTTTGCTGAGACGACGTTGTTGATGTGGGATATGATTTCGCGAATCAAAGGCAATAGCCCGTTTCAGCGGCCTCAATTAGGGAAGCAGACGGTGCAGATGACGATAGGGCAACCGATTTCAGTGACAGAGCGTTGGGGTGCCTATAGTGCCGATCGCCGAGGTGCAAAACAAGCGATCGCAGACCTGACTCAAGATCTGCAAATCGCTCTGGAGAACATGATTCAATAAATTGCTACTCTTTTTGCTCTTGAGTTTTTGCGGGGGGCTTGCCAGAATTCCGTACATTGACCACTTTGCTTAAGAGGTCAAACCAAAAGGATGCCCCCATTGAAATGGCAATGCCACTGACGAGCCAACCCAGAATCGTTTTGAGAAAAGGTAAAGGCCAGCCTCTGCTCTGAGCTGCTTGTGCCCTCAAGTTGATGCGATCCCACCCAATTGGTAAGGGTAAGTCTTGTATAGCCAGATTGACCTGGTTTTGCACTTCAGAAATATTGCTTTGTGGGCGATTTGCAACTTGGGTGGCGCTGGTGGCGATCGTGTTTCGTAATACTGTGTCTCTAGCCAAGCGATTCACGATATGGAAGGTATCCGCGTTGGCAGCAAATGCAATTAAAGAGCCGAGTATAATGGCGACGCCTTTGGCATTGCGCTTATAAACCCCTGTAGCCCGTTCCATTGAACGATCGAACCAGGTTTCAATTTCAAACTGAAGCTGCTTTACTTCATTCTCTATAGTGGTTGATTTCTCCTGGGCGCGTCTTGCTAAGACCGAAAGACTATCTTTGATTGGCTTGGGTAAACGAGCGATCGCGGTGACTACGTCGGTGTAGGCAGTAATATGTTTGTCTTGGATGAGGCTGGAGATCTGTTGATAAATCTCGGTATTGTGCTTGATCTCCCAGTCAAGTTCCTCTGGCGTTGCACTGAACCAAGCGATCATCGCTACATGATTGTCAAAACTCCTGAAGATAATTCTTTGCTGCTCATCCACGCTCCGTAAGAAATCTTTTTTCTGCTTTGGTGTGTTAATTTGGCGCAAAAATTTATCTCGACGCTTCACAGGAATCTGAGCCTTCGCAATATAAAGACCAGCATTGTCAATATAGGCATCGCGGGCTCCCAGCATCTGGTTAATTGCAGATAAGAGCTGAATTTCTCTCCGCTCAAAGCTGCTAATCACTTCATCTAAGACCTGACGCAAAGTATCTAGCCGGATGTGGAGTTGAGTCCCCCGTGTGATATCTCGAAAGCTGTCTAAGACTGCATCTAACTCGCTGATGAGTTTGTGCTTAAACGTAGTTAAAGAAATATTTTTTAAGGCATTCAGTTCGGTCAGAAAATCAACATCTGTTAAGTAGCTCTCAGCGTTGTTAATATAGCCATCCCGTACTGCCAGCATTTGATGAATTAAATCAATGCGGTTCTCAGTGGTGCTTTTGTCCTGAATGGCGATCGCACTTAAGCTTTGTTGAACCGTCTCCAAATCTGTGTAGAGTGCAGTGCCTTGGGTAATGACATTAAACTTTTCCAAGACAGTTCTAATTTCTTGCACCAACTCAGAGGCTAACTTTTCGGGGAGTAGGCCATTAATTTTTTGTCCAATCAGACTGGAGAGCCTGCGATAAGTCCGGCTGTCTTGGTCAGTGACCGCTTCGACAATTTCAACCAAGCTCGGTCGAATCAGGCTTTGCAGAACGGGCCTAACTGCGATCGCGCCGCTAACTGGATCATCCTGAAAAATCTCTTGCCTTAAGGCTTGTAGCCGACCAATAAAGGCTTGGGCTTTGGGGTCATTCGGTGAAGTGACTTGTCTACACCGCTCAAGGTAGCGATCGAGCCGATAAGCAATCCATTTGAGACTAGCTTCCAAAGTGAATTTGTTCGATCTAAAGTCTTCCAGAATCGTGCTGAACTGCTGCGTCAGACCATCAAACTCAATCTGTAGCTGCGCTTGTAGGGCTTCAGCGCTGGGGTCGATCGCAGTAGCTTGATTCGTTTCAGTTTCACCTAAGTCTTCGAAGGCGACAGGGGCAGCATCTTCTAAAGCGGTTGTGGTCGTGGTTTCGCGGGTGGCAGCAGGAGGCAGCAACGGTACATGAATAGAGGCTTGGGCTTCGGCGATCGCAGCTTGCAGGTTAGTTTGAATAAACTCTTCCAGTTTTAGTTCACTAAGTTTTTGCACTAAGACTGGAATCCCAGATGTTTCTAAAAGGGTCGTGGTGAAAGTCTCAGCATTGATGTAGGATGGGCCGCTGTGTTTGGAACCCCCGAAGGTACTTTTACCCCGCCCCGTAATCGAGCCTTTAACCTGGCGATAAACTGAGCCAATGCCCCAAGTAATACTCCGCAAAGAAGTCTCTATCCAGCCTTTCGCTTCTTGGTTGATATTTTTAATTAACGGATTGGAGTATAAATTGTCGGCAAATTCTCTGACTTGGTTTTCTGCTTCTCCTTCTCCTCCAGTTAGCAAAACTTCAATTGATTTCTTCAGGTGAACCGCCCGCCACTGCAAAAGCGTCGCTAGTAATTCTTGAATTTCAGAAGCAAGCAAGCTCAAAATTAAATAAATAAAAATTAATCCAATGGCTATATCTAAAACTAAGGGTAGACTCATGTGCTGCTTCGCTCCAATTCGAGATGCCTGATTCGAGATGCCTGATGATGCCGTGGTTGGCGCATACCACTATACGACGCCCTTCTTTTAACACCTAAATGCCTTAAAGATATTTAAAGCAAAAAAACAGCGATCGCCCTTCCTAAGTTCAGAGTCAGATCGCTGTTTTTTGAATTTTATGGCTTTTAGCTAACGAAAAAAAAGAATTAAATTGGAGTACTTAAACAGTGATTTCTGTTCGATCGATAAATCTTAAACCCTTGCTAGAGTGGGGCTATGGCCTCCTATTAGACGCTCAAGCTTCTGACGACTCTGCTGTTTTGCCACCATAATAGAAGCGAGGTCTGGCATTTCTTGCCAACAATGAGTGCAGAACCAATAAACTTCATTGTGACGAGCATGGCGCAGGAGTTGATCAGAGCAGCAAGGGCACTTATTCATATATTTTTTAACCAATTTGAAATTGTTAATTCCGCAAAGAAATTCTTAGTAGGCTTTGCAGCTCTCTTATTAAACTTAAGTTAGGTCTAGGGGGAAAACAATGGGTTAGTTACCCAATGACTAGGGGGATCTCCCCGTAAAGGTTGTTAAGTTTATATAAAAAAATGGATGGCCTAGACATTAAATTTCCATGACTGAATGTTGCAAGACATCCGTCTCTAGGGGGAGTTGTAGCTAGTCTCCCAACCTCCGAAAGTGCTCCAAAAATAGACATAAAACTTCAACCCCACCTACGCAATACGCACAGGTCACCAGATAAGTTTTCAGGAGTTTAGCAAGTTTTGACTAAGTACAAATAGCTAATGCGATGTTTAACTCTGTCTGGGTACTTACAGATTAAGAAATAATAGGGTAGCCAACCAAACTGCATCGGTTTTTGGTTGAAGCTAGTCACGTAATTGCTCAACCCAGTAGCCAATCTGTCTGCTGTGAGGTAAGGGCACGGGAAATGGCATCAAAGGCAGCAATGCCCTGACGCTTCGCAGTGTTGACAAGCGATCGCACCTGAGCGAATAGCTCCGCTCCCCAGTCCGAGCGGAATCCGTTCGTCACCTTGCGAAAGACGACGCTCCAGCGCAACGCCTGCTCACTGGCATTATTGGTTGACGGAATTGTCTCATCCGTCAAAAACAGCAACAGATGAGCCCGAATCTTCTGATAGCGTTTGAGCAACCGCTGTCCCTCGAGCGATTTGGGTTGCAGATTCAAGATCTCCCGCAGTAAGCCGCGAAATCGAGAGCAATACTGCTGAACGGTTGAGGCAGCCAGGGTGTGTCGTCGCCGTTGCAGGGCAATGGCTTTGAGGAGCAGCCATTTCATCCGGGGCGCAAACAACTCATCACCCGCATCCATGGCATACTGACAATCGCGCAGTTGATGGGCTAGACACACTTGCCAGTCGTGCGCCGGATGGGCGGCCTGGGCACTGAATAAATCAGACACCCAAACCTGTGGTTGATGCCCCGCCATCACGGTATCAATGACCGTTTTGCCACGACTGGGACGAATCACGTGCAAACACACCTGGTCGTTCTGAAACACCCATTCCCACTGGTTGGTCCCCTTCACTCGTGCCCCCGTCTCATCACTGCCGACGAGACGAGCACTGCGTAAACGTTCGACAATCTTGGCCACCGGGTTTTCTAGCTGAGAGCGCACCCGTTGCAGGAGATTGGCAATCGCTCCTTCGGACAGGCTGAGACCGTAAAGCTCACTCATCAGCTGGCTCAGCCGTTGATAGCTGATGGCATGGCTGTAACGGAGATAGGTCACTAAACTCACGACACTGGTGCCAAAGGGAGACCCTGGCTCCAAACCGACTGGAACAGGCGCTTCATACGCCTGCTGACAACACTGGCAAGTCCCACCGTAACGTTCAACCCGGGTGATGTGAGGAGTCATCGGCGGCAATTCAATGCGTTCGTAAGTCCCGCTCAAGCGTTGTGTTGATAGCTCCACTTCGACCCCACAGTGGGGACAACTCTTGGCTTGGGCAACGACGACTTGATCCGGTTGTTGGCTCAATTCTCGCCCACCGTTACGGTGACTTCCCGTTTCCTCACCATTGAGGGCAGGGGACTGAGCCCTCCTCTGATTTGGCTTGAAGCCCTGAGAAGGAGGCAAACTTGAATTACGGGAGGTTTTCTTGACCCGTTTTTGCTTCAGCTTTTCGACCTCTGAGCGCAACGTTTGCAACTCCTGCCACAGCCCTTGAATCAGGGCATCCTTTTCTGCGTGACTCAGTCCAGCGAGAGGGGGCAGTTCCTTCATGGCAAAAGTTTATCATCTTCTACCAAAGGCGTGCTTAGGTCAACCTAGTTGAGCAATTACCTAGTCACTTATCATAACTTTTATAAAATTTCAGTTAAATCTGTAGTTGGGTCGATAAAGCTATCACTGCGGCAGCAACTCACTGGTTACTTACTGATCTGTGTCGTCCAGGTTTACCTTATCGATGAGTTCGTTGACGGTGCCCTGGAAAGCATTTTGAGGCACCGTCCACTCTGTAACCGCTGCTAAGGTCAGACTTAAAAGCACTACGCTACTAGCGATCGCCAATAGAGATGGGTTCCTAGCCAAGCCAAAATCTCGTAAAATCCTCGCGAACGGATGACTCTGTCGGCGTAAGGTGCGGCTATCCGCCAGCCGCTTCAATGTAAATGGGTCACGCACAAAATGACCGCTTCGGCTGACCACAAAACGCTCTCGGCATTGCGGACAAGTTAACAGCCCATTCAGCAACCGATGGGGCCTAATTCTGCCTTCACGATGGCAAAGGGGACAGATGACAGCGTCATGATCAAAAGTGTGAGCATTCATTAGAACTTTCCACTGGCCCAAGAACTACTCAGTACGCTTGCCTGCTAAGGCAGAGAACCTTTCTATCAATCAATAGTCTTGCTTAGAATTTAGCTGACCGAATCACCCAGCTTACTGAATTCTAAGGAACCTGATTGCAATGCGATATCACTGTAACTTAATCAAGCTGTAACAGCCTATATGATCTAGACCCCCACCCCTAGGACTGAATACTTCTTGTCTCAGGAACGAGTTTAGTGCTTGTCGTCTACCTGGGAGATCAATCAAAATAAGGAATTAGAAGTACATAAAAGTTAAGCTTTATCTAATTTTTCTATTTACTTTCAATGCCTCCGACGCCCGAACCGGATGAGTTGGCTGAGCAATCTACGCCAGCCCCCTCTGCCTCTCATTTTGCCCATATTTTTAATCGCTTACAACCTGCGCCAGAAACGGTTGTGCTAATTCTGGCTATTCTGATTGGCGGCGGCACCGGAATGGGAGTCGTCACCTTTCACTATTTGATTGAGCTAATTCATAGCTTAATGCTAGAGGATTTGATGGGGGCGATCGCGCCTTGGGGAGCTTGGACGCTGGCTTGTGTCCCTATGCTAGGGGGTGTGATCGTGGGCTTTATGCGATGGCGCTGGCGGGACTTTGGCCCAGGGATTTCCTCTCTCATCGCCGCTACCCAAGGGAAACGAGAGCTATCTCCCATTAGACCCGTAACCAAGATGGTGGCTGCATCAGTGTCTTTGGGCACCGGAGCTTCCTTAGGCCCAGAAGGCCCAAGTGTAGAGATTGGTGCTAACTTTGGCATTTTGCTCGGTCAAATCTTGCAAGTCTCTCAAGAGCGACAGCGGCTTTTGCTCGGAGCAGGGGCAGCGGCAGGACTGGCCGCAGGATTCAATGCGCCGATCGCAGGTGTATTCTTTGCCCTCGAAGTTGTCTTAGGCACTACCTTTGCCACTTCAGCCGTGAGTGTCGTGCTCTTAGCGGCGGTGGTCTCAGCTTTAATCGCGCAAATTGGCTTGGGGGCGCAACCTGCCTTTGCCTTGCCCGCCTATGACGTGCGTAGCCCTCTAGAGTTGCCGCTTTATCTCGGTTTAGGGCTATGCGCCAGTTTGGTCTCGGTGACTTATACCCAAACCATCAAGCTTGCTCAAGCCTTCTTTCGGGGTCAAATTCCAGGGTCAGTTTGGATGAACCGTATTCCCAATCCAGTTCATCCCGTCATCGGTGGAGCCTGTGTCGGGTTAGTCGCGCTTGCCTTGCCCCAAACCTTGGGCATCGGTTATGAAACCATTGAGGCTTTGCTCCGAGATGTAGAATTCTCGCTGCCTCTATTGCTGTTACTGCTGGGTTTCAAACTCGCTCTGACGGCTCTCAGTTTGGGCAGTGGTTTAGTGGGGGGTATATTCGCCCCGGCGATGTTTTTAGGGGCGGTGTTGGGCGCAAGTTATGGCAAAATTCTGGCTTTGATCCTGCCCACAGCCGCGATT
This region of Trichocoleus desertorum NBK24 genomic DNA includes:
- a CDS encoding serine/threonine-protein kinase — translated: MPLYCSQRHENPDASRFCHLCGEKLEAPVSVGVYAGLLLGDRYRVVRELGHGGFGRTYLAEDRNRFNEPCVLKEFAPQVQGTYALQKAEELFEREAGILYKLQHPQIPRFRELFRATLPDRSRLFLVQDYVEGQTYRALLDTRKLQGQRFNEAEATQLLLQILPILDYIHSLGVIHRDISPDNLILRSTDWLPVLIDFGGVKQVAATVASQFLAQSVGSSASSPTRLGKIGYAPDEQLQMGIASPHSDLYALGVTVLVLLTGKEPPDLLDSYTMSWVWRQEVSLSTKLSAILDRMLAQRPSDRYQSVREILHDLNSYNVPVYDPPAPAPVYHPPVQTTAATVAVARPPAQPEAVSNYTAAPPPAYNPPSRSNSFGFGKVLLLLLVIAGAAAGGWWLSNRWLGDLADPTSPGNHNEQPIVTPNNETPPASDLSQEEQNRKQALGDRRRNLSVDYQFFVRLVNQVFYAEHPELQGRQLSAGTEDADLRAQWDQTANQLLDKLELVGPETRSQMGKYDRGDRDRWRGILGGLNLSSRALYTLADAKFFQLFPDQQGQDFVNQPIGQVWHAIAADELKAVLAGTSLEKIQFAEGSFSQQVTGTLAPGEGKAYIARLSQNQLIRLSLQADQNTLLSIYPPTSSQPPLLENSAETTWSGKLAQDGYYEFVVVSAASSPVTFQLNLAADNVISTPPSPVSPSPSPSPDSEPTPPAP
- a CDS encoding VOC family protein; the encoded protein is MQITKCLHTALLVADLARAEHFYGTVLGLPNAERPLNFPGAWYQVADYQIHLIVADSVPMDLVNSEKLGRNRHLAFSVADLTAAKDQLLAHGCSIQMSASGRPALFTQDPDGNVIELGEV
- a CDS encoding recombinase family protein; translated protein: MKIIAYVYSDPLLEPIPDPEIWGWEVDRIYQDLGMRDATLKEIAFPRGKAAQQQKRPQLQQLLSDCQQDPVDYVLVRRLEELGDSVQEVSDRLAQLEDLSVQLVVLETAVGTGNQTPLKRSDLLKVLEEVQQSQRSRLIRQGHARNRIKALPPPGKAPFGYRRGKDRYALDRSQAPIVKDFFERFLLYGSLHGAVRYLEKKHGKKISVSTGQRWLNNPVYRGDLAYKNGEVISNTHVPIMSREEAAQVDRLLRRNRRLPPRTASAPRSLAGLVVCAECQSGMTVTRVTARRSDQEYLYLRPIACPQKPKCRAIPYEQILERTIQTICQELPRAVAEVNMPNMGGIQGSIEQAIASKQTVLDQLPELIEQDILDDETAELRAYKLRTEMSQLQNQLAQLPPSNLPAIAQAVSIPEFWLDLSESERRFYFREFIRQVQLIRQDQTWQLRLVFIF
- the tnpC gene encoding IS66 family transposase; the encoded protein is MKELPPLAGLSHAEKDALIQGLWQELQTLRSEVEKLKQKRVKKTSRNSSLPPSQGFKPNQRRAQSPALNGEETGSHRNGGRELSQQPDQVVVAQAKSCPHCGVEVELSTQRLSGTYERIELPPMTPHITRVERYGGTCQCCQQAYEAPVPVGLEPGSPFGTSVVSLVTYLRYSHAISYQRLSQLMSELYGLSLSEGAIANLLQRVRSQLENPVAKIVERLRSARLVGSDETGARVKGTNQWEWVFQNDQVCLHVIRPSRGKTVIDTVMAGHQPQVWVSDLFSAQAAHPAHDWQVCLAHQLRDCQYAMDAGDELFAPRMKWLLLKAIALQRRRHTLAASTVQQYCSRFRGLLREILNLQPKSLEGQRLLKRYQKIRAHLLLFLTDETIPSTNNASEQALRWSVVFRKVTNGFRSDWGAELFAQVRSLVNTAKRQGIAAFDAISRALTSQQTDWLLG
- a CDS encoding 1-acyl-sn-glycerol-3-phosphate acyltransferase, which encodes MPSTIDRVQPPLEFIPPAFNPWVLRLTQGVLPLWLRSRTAITQIQASNVEELVDCYRQFQAGKIRFLMAFRHPSTEDPFCMAHLHSSILPRVAKQQGVALQHPIHAHFIYDRGIPLWAGSKIGWLYSRLGGTPIHRGKVDRMGLRSARNLFVDGKLPMAAAPEGATNGHNEVISPLEPGVAQLGFWCVEDLLKANRLEQVLIVPIGIQYRYVEAPWQQIEQLMSQLEADSGLSGADSSQSANTANIKGLQGREAALYHRLYRLGEHVLTLMEEFYTRFYHRTPPAQAMPDPETKSPEQGIFQSDQAPISQADQAFTRRLRALLDTALQVAEQYFDLHPKGSLIDRCRRLEQAGWDRIYREDFKNPESVSLLERGLADRVAEEANLRMWHMRLVESFVAVTGRYVLEKPTAERFAETTLLMWDMISRIKGNSPFQRPQLGKQTVQMTIGQPISVTERWGAYSADRRGAKQAIADLTQDLQIALENMIQ
- a CDS encoding chloride channel protein; translation: MPPTPEPDELAEQSTPAPSASHFAHIFNRLQPAPETVVLILAILIGGGTGMGVVTFHYLIELIHSLMLEDLMGAIAPWGAWTLACVPMLGGVIVGFMRWRWRDFGPGISSLIAATQGKRELSPIRPVTKMVAASVSLGTGASLGPEGPSVEIGANFGILLGQILQVSQERQRLLLGAGAAAGLAAGFNAPIAGVFFALEVVLGTTFATSAVSVVLLAAVVSALIAQIGLGAQPAFALPAYDVRSPLELPLYLGLGLCASLVSVTYTQTIKLAQAFFRGQIPGSVWMNRIPNPVHPVIGGACVGLVALALPQTLGIGYETIEALLRDVEFSLPLLLLLLGFKLALTALSLGSGLVGGIFAPAMFLGAVLGASYGKILALILPTAAINIAAPPAYAMVGMAAVLAGSVRAPLTAILLLFELTRDYRIVLPLMAAVGLSVWVIESLKPISTQGLDLKQMGVNVEPDQSQEALKHLTVEDAMQPSPLILPDSLSVLEASHILLNQHLHSALLVDTAGELMGIVTLQDINRALAALRVPENLPPSALPVQSLETQPVSEICTSELLYAYKDELVTEAIDRMAARGLRQLPVVDREQPHQILGLLEQEKIALACSLATTRKALHQHLKTALDQDTEKLALPTVKQPA